Proteins from a genomic interval of Chroococcidiopsis thermalis PCC 7203:
- a CDS encoding SDR family oxidoreductase has protein sequence MATYLVTGANRGIGYEYCRQLKARGENVIAVCRAVSDELKELGVHIESKIDITSDASVTELRDRLQQMPIDVLINNAAIVERVTLENLDFDSIRKQFEVNAIGALRVTHTFLPHLKAGSKVVMMTSRMGSIADNTSGGSYGYRMSKVALSMAGKSLAHDLKPLGIAVAILHPGLVQTRMTNFSASGITSEESVQGLLARIDELSLDNTGTFWHSNGEVLPW, from the coding sequence TATTGCCGTCAACTCAAAGCACGAGGGGAGAACGTCATCGCGGTCTGTCGTGCGGTTTCGGATGAGTTAAAAGAACTAGGCGTACACATTGAATCTAAGATTGATATTACCTCAGATGCATCCGTCACCGAACTACGCGATCGCCTGCAACAAATGCCGATTGACGTGTTAATTAACAATGCGGCGATCGTCGAGCGCGTCACGCTGGAAAATCTTGACTTTGATAGTATCCGAAAACAATTTGAAGTCAATGCGATCGGTGCTTTACGAGTGACGCATACATTCCTACCCCATCTCAAAGCAGGTTCCAAAGTCGTGATGATGACTAGTCGCATGGGATCGATCGCCGATAATACTTCTGGCGGTTCCTACGGCTACCGGATGTCCAAGGTTGCATTATCGATGGCGGGTAAGTCTCTAGCGCACGATCTCAAACCGTTGGGAATTGCCGTTGCTATTCTCCATCCAGGGTTAGTCCAAACCCGCATGACTAACTTTAGTGCATCTGGCATTACTTCTGAAGAATCGGTGCAAGGATTGTTAGCCCGAATTGATGAATTGTCATTAGATAATACGGGGACTTTTTGGCACAGCAATGGCGAAGTGCTGCCTTGGTAA